A stretch of Microbulbifer bruguierae DNA encodes these proteins:
- a CDS encoding OmpA family protein gives MFRPSKNKIAIVMVALVSASALAQEESKTETSWWQKIPGLSPQIETTGDYTEKSLGSNTETTLIPRAGQLWVQDAETFIAPEEAVLENNALPPLVYREVDDEIDPAMVAQLRERLDALSDAHELRLIFIGHTDSDPLSEDQQSEFADKSAFTEARAKLVAEYFQTALELPEDAIVFEGRGDSEPLTENITEKGRELNRRVELTLRYFELDQEARDAQRRAEALQLNRVKVCRQETVCKLRYTAGSDQRARLKNLVSPLRLQPGQVDLPEAFVRRIQEVRNTLLDKPNLAIHFVGHTDGAPLPEGPAELYDDQMALSRAEARRVALAVADQLRLPGYMVTSSGKGATQPIAANDTAKGRSLNRRVEVEFWYDDLLETAADGVQACPESAAAETITIAHESPTGDVPPIFLDSGEPQISSAQLGQMQRLMEEVAGKQNVRLSFVGYSDNERMERREAMVYGDDVGLSSARAKKTMEVVQQQLGLDSTQVEFEGRGYVESKDVVQTGFIHMDGARVEVQVLYDELAVLAEQDRLEIERLQQEALAHNPYALNLMRITVDGAPEYDPHKNSADLQRCTDVALENANIQFRFDNQSMQPRLNVTAFPSTIRYADDPQTELADSRVQFKRYTNYPSFIARAEVRIFEEEQSLRDAPLAVVTLDQNGEGSWEAEFESFQAPLKKLKYVLRVYDWKQRFDETRPQTLWLVDNFEPQLQEATTEKELLVGYGENRLAEQNIPVSGNAVLVNGAEIPANHSVWLAGREIPVSSSGDFVAEEIFAKGLHTVEVAVLDEQGNGELFLRDLEFNRDDWFSVGIADVTIARDDTNGPAALVTGDQTHYDNSASYDGRLAFYTSGSFGDGWRLSASADTEEGPIDDLFTNFMEKTPDALFRRLDSDLYYPTFGDDSTVVEDAPTSGKFFIKLENYDDYGLWGNFKASYTDNELAHIDRALYGANFHFETDDVTDFGDKRFEVDAFSAEPGTIAGRDEYRGTGGSLYYLRHQDILTGSERLRVEVRDKNSGLVLGVKNLTPVIDYDVDYIQGRVLLNRPLSAIANDNLIVQDGSYNGNPQYLVARYEYTPGFDDLDTLAVGGRAQYWAGDHVRIGVSASQQDEEDNESSLNGVDLTLRKSAGTWMKVEVAESQGNTLESLSSLDGGYSFSQGSFEQGGPIDPNAKAAANKVEAAIQIGDFFEGARGSMSVYAQQRDAGFSAPGQLATYDTEQYGAVVNLPIGERFDVGLKMDNKEQQQGLQTSATDVELGYRLSERWRLAAAARSDSREDLSAVVPVTQKQGDRTDVAIQAGYDSGANWNAFGFVQRTAELSGNRDENNRVGVGGAYRVSDRLTVDSELSGGDTGNAARLGTDFLVTDRTNLYLNYTLDNERTDTGVRARKGNLNSGFRSRFSDTTSIYGEERYTHGDVSTGLTHALGVDLAPSDTWNYGTSLEAGTLEDPRTGAETERRAMGASMGFNDGDLRVSSAVEYRIDNTQTLTDPETVLEIERKTWLMKNALSFQISPDWRLVGKLNYSDSQSSAGQFYDGKYTEGVMGYAYRPIDNDRWNTLLKYTYFYNVPTTDQVLVTSSSTSSAVEFVQKSHIFSVDTNYDLTQRWTLGAKYAYRLGQLSMDRENPEFFDSNAHLYVMRADWHFVNKWDLLLEGRVLDLPEAGDRRSGALLALYRQMGSHFKAGIGYNFTDFSDDLTDLDYDSQGVFINMVGKF, from the coding sequence ATGTTCCGTCCGTCTAAAAATAAAATCGCGATTGTCATGGTGGCGCTTGTGAGTGCTTCGGCACTCGCCCAGGAAGAAAGCAAAACCGAAACCTCCTGGTGGCAGAAAATCCCCGGCCTCTCGCCGCAGATCGAAACCACCGGTGACTACACGGAAAAATCGCTGGGCAGCAACACCGAAACCACACTGATTCCCAGGGCCGGTCAACTGTGGGTGCAGGATGCGGAAACCTTTATCGCCCCCGAGGAGGCGGTGCTGGAAAACAATGCACTGCCGCCGCTGGTGTATCGCGAGGTGGACGATGAAATCGATCCGGCGATGGTTGCACAGCTGCGGGAAAGGCTCGACGCCCTGAGCGATGCGCATGAGCTGCGGCTGATTTTCATCGGCCACACCGACAGCGATCCGCTGAGCGAAGACCAGCAGTCCGAATTCGCGGATAAATCCGCGTTCACCGAGGCGCGCGCCAAACTGGTAGCGGAGTATTTCCAGACCGCGCTGGAGCTGCCGGAAGATGCCATTGTGTTTGAAGGCCGCGGTGACAGCGAACCGCTGACGGAAAACATCACCGAAAAAGGCCGCGAGCTGAACCGCCGCGTAGAACTGACCCTGCGCTATTTCGAGCTGGATCAGGAAGCCCGCGACGCCCAGCGCCGTGCCGAGGCGTTGCAGCTCAACCGGGTAAAAGTCTGCCGTCAGGAAACCGTGTGTAAGCTGCGCTATACCGCCGGAAGTGACCAGCGCGCGCGGCTAAAAAACCTGGTGTCGCCGCTGCGTCTGCAGCCGGGGCAGGTGGACCTGCCGGAGGCGTTCGTGCGCCGTATCCAGGAGGTGCGCAATACCCTGCTGGACAAGCCCAATCTTGCCATTCATTTTGTCGGCCACACTGACGGCGCGCCGCTGCCAGAAGGTCCGGCGGAACTGTACGACGACCAGATGGCACTGTCGCGCGCGGAAGCGCGGCGGGTGGCACTGGCGGTGGCGGATCAGCTGCGCCTGCCGGGCTACATGGTCACCAGCAGTGGCAAAGGGGCGACCCAGCCCATCGCCGCCAACGACACCGCGAAGGGCCGTTCCCTGAACCGCCGTGTGGAAGTGGAATTCTGGTACGACGATTTACTGGAAACCGCCGCCGACGGCGTGCAGGCGTGCCCGGAATCTGCCGCGGCGGAAACCATCACCATCGCCCACGAATCGCCCACCGGCGACGTGCCACCGATTTTCCTCGATAGTGGCGAGCCGCAGATTTCCAGCGCACAGCTGGGGCAGATGCAACGCCTGATGGAAGAGGTGGCGGGCAAGCAGAATGTGCGCCTGAGCTTTGTCGGCTATAGCGACAATGAGCGCATGGAGCGCCGCGAAGCCATGGTATATGGCGATGACGTGGGCCTGTCGTCCGCGCGCGCGAAAAAGACCATGGAAGTGGTGCAGCAGCAGCTCGGCCTCGACTCAACCCAGGTAGAGTTTGAAGGCCGCGGTTATGTAGAGTCCAAAGATGTGGTGCAGACCGGATTTATCCACATGGACGGCGCCCGCGTGGAAGTGCAGGTGCTCTACGATGAGCTGGCGGTGCTGGCAGAGCAGGACCGCCTGGAAATCGAACGCCTGCAGCAGGAGGCCCTGGCCCACAACCCTTACGCCCTGAACCTGATGCGCATTACCGTGGACGGTGCGCCGGAATACGATCCGCACAAGAACTCCGCGGACCTGCAGCGCTGTACCGACGTGGCCCTGGAAAACGCCAATATCCAGTTCCGCTTCGACAACCAGTCGATGCAGCCGCGTCTTAATGTCACCGCCTTCCCCAGCACTATCCGCTATGCGGACGATCCGCAAACGGAGCTGGCGGACAGCCGCGTGCAGTTCAAGCGCTACACCAACTACCCCTCGTTTATTGCGCGCGCGGAAGTGCGGATTTTCGAGGAAGAGCAATCCCTGCGCGACGCACCCTTGGCGGTGGTCACCCTTGACCAGAACGGCGAGGGCAGCTGGGAGGCGGAATTCGAAAGTTTCCAGGCACCGCTGAAAAAACTGAAATACGTGCTGAGGGTATACGACTGGAAACAGCGTTTTGACGAGACCCGCCCGCAGACCCTGTGGCTTGTGGATAACTTCGAACCGCAGCTGCAGGAAGCCACCACCGAAAAAGAACTGCTGGTCGGCTACGGTGAAAACCGCCTGGCAGAGCAGAATATTCCGGTAAGCGGCAATGCGGTGCTGGTGAATGGCGCGGAGATTCCGGCAAACCACAGCGTGTGGCTGGCGGGCCGCGAAATTCCCGTGAGCAGCAGCGGAGATTTCGTCGCCGAGGAAATTTTTGCCAAGGGCCTGCACACCGTGGAAGTGGCGGTGCTGGACGAGCAGGGCAACGGTGAACTGTTCCTGCGGGACCTGGAATTCAATCGCGACGACTGGTTCAGTGTGGGTATCGCCGATGTCACCATCGCCCGCGATGACACCAATGGCCCGGCGGCGCTGGTGACCGGTGACCAGACCCACTACGACAATTCCGCGAGCTACGACGGCCGCCTGGCGTTTTACACCAGTGGCAGCTTTGGCGACGGCTGGCGCCTGTCGGCCAGCGCGGACACCGAAGAGGGCCCCATCGACGACCTGTTCACCAATTTTATGGAAAAAACGCCGGACGCATTGTTCCGCCGTCTGGACAGCGATCTCTACTACCCGACCTTCGGTGACGATTCGACGGTCGTCGAAGATGCCCCCACCTCCGGCAAGTTTTTTATCAAACTGGAAAACTACGACGATTACGGCCTGTGGGGTAACTTCAAGGCGTCCTACACCGACAACGAACTGGCGCATATCGACCGCGCGCTGTACGGGGCGAATTTCCATTTCGAGACCGACGATGTCACCGACTTCGGCGACAAGCGTTTTGAAGTGGATGCGTTCAGTGCGGAACCCGGCACCATTGCGGGTCGCGACGAGTACCGCGGCACCGGTGGTTCTCTCTACTACCTGCGTCACCAGGATATTCTCACCGGCTCCGAGCGCCTGCGGGTGGAAGTGCGGGACAAGAACTCCGGCCTGGTGCTGGGGGTAAAAAACCTTACGCCGGTGATCGATTACGATGTGGATTACATTCAGGGCCGCGTGCTGCTGAACCGTCCGCTGTCGGCCATCGCCAACGACAACCTGATCGTGCAGGACGGCTCCTACAACGGCAATCCGCAGTACCTGGTGGCCCGCTACGAATACACCCCGGGCTTCGACGACCTCGACACCCTCGCGGTAGGTGGTCGCGCCCAGTATTGGGCGGGTGATCACGTGCGCATCGGCGTGAGTGCGAGCCAGCAGGATGAGGAAGACAACGAGTCATCACTGAACGGCGTCGACCTGACATTGCGCAAGAGTGCCGGTACCTGGATGAAAGTGGAAGTGGCGGAGAGCCAGGGCAACACCCTGGAAAGCCTGTCTTCCCTCGATGGCGGTTACAGCTTCAGCCAGGGGAGTTTTGAACAGGGAGGGCCGATCGATCCCAATGCGAAGGCGGCTGCGAACAAGGTTGAAGCCGCGATCCAGATAGGGGATTTCTTCGAGGGTGCGCGCGGTTCCATGTCCGTCTATGCGCAGCAGCGGGATGCGGGTTTCTCCGCGCCAGGACAACTCGCAACCTATGACACCGAGCAATACGGTGCGGTGGTCAACCTGCCCATTGGCGAGCGTTTCGATGTCGGCCTGAAAATGGACAACAAGGAACAGCAGCAGGGGCTGCAGACTTCCGCCACCGATGTGGAACTGGGTTATCGCCTGAGCGAGCGCTGGCGCCTGGCTGCCGCGGCCCGCTCGGACTCCCGCGAGGATTTGTCAGCGGTAGTACCTGTCACCCAGAAGCAGGGCGATCGCACCGATGTGGCGATCCAGGCCGGTTACGATTCCGGTGCCAACTGGAACGCGTTCGGTTTCGTGCAGCGCACTGCCGAGTTGTCCGGCAACCGTGATGAAAACAATCGCGTCGGCGTCGGTGGCGCCTACCGTGTCAGTGACCGCCTGACGGTGGACAGCGAACTTTCCGGTGGTGACACCGGCAACGCGGCGCGTCTCGGCACCGACTTCCTGGTGACCGACCGCACCAACCTCTACCTGAACTACACCCTCGACAACGAGCGCACCGATACCGGTGTGCGCGCGCGCAAGGGCAATCTGAACAGCGGTTTCCGCAGTCGCTTCTCCGACACTACGAGTATTTACGGCGAAGAGCGTTACACCCACGGCGATGTGTCCACCGGTCTCACCCACGCCCTGGGTGTGGATCTGGCACCGAGCGACACCTGGAATTACGGTACGTCTCTCGAAGCGGGAACCCTCGAGGATCCGCGCACAGGAGCCGAAACCGAGCGCCGTGCCATGGGCGCCAGCATGGGCTTCAACGACGGCGACCTGCGTGTGTCGAGCGCGGTGGAATACCGCATCGACAATACGCAGACGCTCACCGACCCTGAGACGGTACTGGAAATCGAGCGCAAAACATGGCTGATGAAAAATGCCCTGAGCTTCCAGATCAGCCCGGACTGGCGTTTGGTGGGCAAGCTCAATTACTCCGACAGTCAGAGCTCTGCCGGGCAGTTCTACGACGGCAAGTACACCGAGGGCGTCATGGGCTATGCCTACCGCCCGATAGACAACGACCGCTGGAATACGCTGCTGAAGTACACCTACTTCTACAATGTGCCCACCACCGACCAGGTGCTGGTGACCTCCAGCAGCACCAGCAGTGCGGTGGAGTTCGTACAGAAGAGCCACATCTTCTCGGTCGACACCAACTACGATCTGACCCAGCGCTGGACCCTGGGCGCCAAGTACGCCTACCGTCTGGGGCAATTGAGCATGGACCGTGAAAATCCCGAGTTCTTTGACAGTAACGCCCATCTGTACGTGATGCGCGCCGACTGGCACTTCGTGAACAAATGGGATCTGTTGCTGGAAGGCCGCGTGCTCGACCTGCCGGAAGCGGGCGACCGCAGAAGCGGCGCGCTGCTGGCGCTGTATCGCCAGATGGGAAGTCATTTCAAGGCGGGCATCGGTTACAACTTTACCGACTTTTCCGATGACCTGACGGACCTGGATTACGACAGTCAGGGTGTGTTCATAAATATGGTCGGTAAGTTCTAA
- a CDS encoding REP-associated tyrosine transposase, with product MQRIAQGHKLRSGRVSESHRIYLITAVCHKRQTIFSSLENGRAFVHAIREVKQADTLCYVVMPDHIHWLLQLAEGADLSHAVQKAKSLTTMALRKSWPGTVWQRGFHDHALRREEDIQAVARYVVANPLRAGLVKSLRYYSLWDAVWL from the coding sequence ATGCAACGGATTGCACAGGGCCACAAACTCCGCTCCGGTAGGGTCAGCGAGTCACACCGTATTTATTTGATCACCGCTGTCTGTCACAAACGACAAACCATATTCAGCAGTTTGGAAAATGGCAGAGCGTTTGTGCATGCGATAAGGGAAGTAAAGCAGGCCGATACACTTTGCTATGTGGTAATGCCAGATCATATTCACTGGCTTTTACAGTTAGCCGAAGGAGCGGACCTTTCGCACGCCGTACAAAAGGCCAAGTCGTTGACAACCATGGCGCTTCGCAAGAGTTGGCCCGGTACTGTCTGGCAGCGAGGGTTTCACGATCACGCACTGCGCAGGGAAGAGGATATCCAGGCGGTCGCAAGGTATGTGGTAGCCAATCCCTTACGAGCCGGTTTGGTTAAATCCCTGCGCTACTATTCACTTTGGGATGCTGTCTGGCTGTAG
- the rimP gene encoding ribosome maturation factor RimP, with protein sequence MASKRELLEELLTPVIESLDCELWGIEYQTHGRNAMLRIYIDAERGISVEDCEKVSRQVSAVMDVEDPISSKYTLEVSSPGMDRPLYKLEQYQRFIGAQVELRLRMPLDGQRKWRGLLAGVEGDEVVLRIDSENEYLLPIDSIEKANIIPQFESGEKK encoded by the coding sequence ATGGCAAGCAAGCGCGAACTTTTGGAAGAGCTTCTGACTCCGGTGATTGAGTCGCTGGATTGTGAACTGTGGGGGATCGAATATCAGACCCATGGTCGCAACGCCATGCTGCGTATCTACATCGATGCCGAGCGCGGTATTTCCGTGGAAGACTGTGAGAAAGTCAGTCGTCAGGTGAGCGCGGTAATGGATGTGGAAGATCCTATCAGCAGCAAGTACACCCTGGAAGTTTCTTCCCCCGGTATGGATCGTCCGCTCTACAAACTGGAGCAGTACCAGCGTTTTATTGGTGCCCAGGTGGAACTGCGGCTGCGTATGCCGTTGGACGGTCAGCGCAAATGGCGCGGTCTCCTGGCTGGTGTTGAGGGCGACGAAGTGGTCCTGCGTATCGACAGTGAAAATGAATATCTGTTGCCGATCGACAGTATCGAAAAGGCGAACATCATTCCGCAGTTCGAGAGCGGAGAGAAAAAGTAA
- a CDS encoding zinc-binding alcohol dehydrogenase family protein, producing MKAVGLFQYLSIDCEESLLDLQLDQPQPGSRDLLVAVKAIAVNPVDTKVRAPKPHAATETSPKILGWDAAGEVIAVGSAVKNFQIGDQIYYAGDITRPGCNSEYQLVDERIVARIPRTQDYFTSAALPLTSLTAWEALFDRLGISSIGADAGKSLLIIGGAGGVGSIAIQLARSLARLNVIATASRTKSSVWVKQMGASHVVNHRNPLDEELKDIGIPQVDYILCLANTDQHFPAMANAIKPQGKICTIVENSGPLEIGLLKSKSATFVWEFMFTRAMFQTEDMDRQGWILERIAELVDNETLVTTVSDTVEPINAANLRLAHQQLETGHTIGKIVLAGWG from the coding sequence GTGAAAGCTGTCGGCCTTTTTCAATACCTGTCCATTGATTGCGAAGAATCCCTGCTGGACCTGCAGTTAGATCAACCGCAGCCCGGTTCGCGGGATCTTTTGGTCGCGGTCAAAGCCATCGCCGTGAACCCGGTAGACACCAAGGTCCGCGCCCCAAAACCCCATGCAGCGACCGAAACCTCCCCGAAAATTCTCGGCTGGGACGCGGCCGGCGAAGTGATCGCCGTTGGCAGTGCCGTGAAAAATTTTCAAATCGGCGACCAGATATATTACGCCGGCGATATCACCCGCCCCGGTTGCAACAGCGAATACCAGCTGGTGGATGAACGTATTGTTGCGCGTATACCCCGCACCCAGGACTACTTCACCTCCGCTGCCCTTCCCCTGACCAGCCTGACTGCATGGGAGGCGCTGTTTGACCGCTTGGGAATTTCCAGCATCGGCGCAGACGCCGGTAAATCCCTCCTGATAATTGGTGGCGCCGGCGGCGTCGGCTCCATCGCCATCCAGCTCGCCCGGTCGCTGGCGAGACTCAATGTCATCGCCACCGCTTCGCGTACCAAGTCCAGTGTGTGGGTAAAACAGATGGGCGCCAGCCACGTGGTCAACCACCGCAATCCACTGGATGAAGAATTGAAAGACATCGGCATTCCACAAGTGGATTACATTCTCTGCCTCGCGAATACCGATCAGCACTTTCCCGCCATGGCCAATGCCATCAAGCCCCAGGGGAAAATCTGCACCATCGTCGAAAACAGCGGCCCGCTTGAAATCGGACTCCTCAAATCAAAGAGCGCCACCTTTGTGTGGGAATTCATGTTCACCCGCGCCATGTTCCAGACCGAGGATATGGATCGCCAGGGCTGGATACTGGAGCGGATTGCGGAACTGGTGGATAACGAAACCCTGGTGACCACTGTGAGCGACACCGTGGAACCGATCAACGCAGCTAATTTACGCCTGGCGCATCAGCAACTGGAAACAGGGCATACGATAGGCAAAATTGTATTGGCGGGGTGGGGGTAG
- a CDS encoding TonB-dependent receptor has translation MRSLQTSLALAITAAGGALCATSVFAQDATREKDQRNLEQVVVTASRTEKPLSAIPNTVTLIDQQELNNQMTTTSDLSTILGNLIPSFAPSRQKMTSSGESLRGRKPLYLIDGVPQSNPLRDGGRDGHTIDPLVLERVEVIHGANAIHGMGASGGIINLVTRTPSEEFQQSLRVESNLQPEELSDTLGYNGSYSLSGKVNDVDVLASVTYRNAGISYDANGDIVGFDNTQGDTMDSETVNAFVKTGYSWDDQRVQLTVNHFLVEGNNNWLSVDGNISAGIPTTAEKGDVPGKSPSNDVTTINLEYTKEDFFGQKLRTQVFSQDFAGTYGATDSGTFQDEATYGPDLFDQSQNNSEKRGLKLTLIKDDIAGAPVSLAYGVDLLQDETWQQLILTGRAWVPPTKYKNIAPYAQAEFSGIERMTITAGVRHEISELQVDDFTTLASYNGGQFVKGGNPEFSETLGNIGATYAIGGGWRVYANYSEGFSMPDVGRVLRGIDEAGKDVESFLNLQPILTENQELGLDFNTDVFAAQFAYYSSDSNYGQRLALGDDGIYSVSREKTDVDGLEMRWQWFVTEAATLEARYAYTKGRYDSDKDGKVDTDLDGRNIAPNRFNLSWAHNWTNNLSTRLQANWLLDRDFENKDGVVTREFDGYAIIDASAQLKALDGEFALGIQNLTNEDYFTYYSQTAGNNVRNFKGLGRSVNLSYSKVF, from the coding sequence ATGCGCAGCCTGCAAACTTCTCTTGCCCTGGCAATTACCGCAGCCGGCGGAGCCCTGTGCGCCACCAGCGTTTTCGCGCAAGATGCCACAAGAGAAAAAGACCAACGCAACCTGGAACAGGTGGTGGTCACCGCGAGCCGCACCGAGAAGCCACTGAGCGCTATCCCCAATACCGTCACCCTGATCGATCAGCAGGAGCTGAACAATCAGATGACCACCACCAGCGACCTGTCCACCATCCTCGGCAATCTGATCCCGAGCTTCGCTCCCAGCCGCCAGAAGATGACCAGCTCCGGTGAAAGCCTTCGCGGCCGCAAACCACTTTATCTGATCGATGGTGTACCCCAGTCCAACCCGCTGCGCGATGGCGGTCGCGACGGCCACACCATCGATCCGCTGGTACTGGAGCGGGTGGAAGTAATTCACGGCGCCAATGCCATCCACGGCATGGGCGCCTCCGGCGGCATCATCAATCTGGTAACCCGTACCCCCAGCGAAGAATTCCAGCAGAGCCTGCGAGTGGAATCCAACCTGCAGCCGGAAGAACTGAGCGATACCCTGGGTTACAACGGCAGCTACAGCCTTTCCGGCAAGGTAAACGACGTCGATGTACTGGCCAGCGTTACCTACCGCAATGCTGGGATCAGCTACGACGCCAATGGCGACATTGTCGGCTTCGACAATACCCAGGGCGACACCATGGACAGCGAAACCGTCAACGCCTTTGTCAAAACCGGCTACAGCTGGGACGACCAGCGCGTACAGCTGACTGTGAACCACTTCCTGGTAGAGGGTAATAACAACTGGCTGAGTGTCGACGGCAATATCAGTGCCGGTATTCCTACTACCGCTGAGAAAGGGGATGTGCCCGGCAAGTCTCCGTCCAACGACGTGACCACCATTAACCTGGAATACACCAAAGAAGATTTTTTCGGCCAGAAGCTGCGCACACAGGTATTTTCTCAGGATTTTGCCGGCACCTACGGGGCCACCGACAGCGGGACCTTTCAGGACGAAGCCACTTACGGACCGGACCTGTTTGACCAGTCCCAGAACAACTCGGAAAAACGCGGCCTGAAGCTGACCCTGATCAAAGACGATATCGCCGGAGCACCGGTAAGCCTGGCCTATGGTGTGGACCTGTTGCAGGACGAAACCTGGCAACAGCTGATCCTCACTGGCCGCGCCTGGGTACCGCCGACGAAATACAAAAATATCGCCCCCTATGCGCAGGCGGAGTTCAGCGGCATCGAGCGTATGACCATCACCGCCGGCGTTCGCCATGAAATTTCAGAACTGCAGGTGGACGACTTCACCACCCTCGCCTCCTACAATGGCGGCCAATTCGTAAAAGGTGGCAACCCGGAGTTCAGTGAAACCCTCGGCAATATCGGTGCAACCTACGCAATTGGTGGAGGCTGGCGGGTCTACGCCAACTATTCCGAAGGCTTTTCCATGCCGGACGTCGGCCGGGTTCTGCGCGGCATCGATGAAGCCGGGAAAGATGTGGAAAGCTTCCTCAATTTGCAGCCGATCCTGACCGAGAACCAGGAGCTTGGCCTCGACTTCAACACCGACGTGTTTGCCGCGCAATTTGCCTACTATTCTTCCGACTCCAACTACGGACAACGTCTGGCCTTGGGCGATGACGGCATCTACAGCGTCAGTCGCGAAAAAACCGATGTCGATGGTCTGGAGATGCGCTGGCAGTGGTTCGTCACTGAAGCTGCCACTCTGGAAGCCCGTTACGCCTACACCAAGGGCCGCTACGACTCGGACAAAGATGGCAAGGTCGACACCGATCTGGACGGTCGCAATATCGCTCCCAACCGCTTCAACCTGAGCTGGGCGCACAACTGGACCAACAACCTCAGCACGCGCCTGCAGGCCAACTGGTTGCTCGACCGTGACTTTGAAAACAAGGACGGTGTTGTTACCAGAGAGTTCGACGGTTACGCCATCATCGACGCCAGCGCGCAGCTGAAAGCACTCGATGGTGAGTTCGCGCTGGGTATCCAGAACCTTACCAATGAAGACTATTTCACTTACTACTCCCAGACCGCGGGCAACAATGTTCGCAACTTCAAGGGCCTGGGACGCAGTGTGAATCTGTCTTACTCGAAAGTGTTCTGA
- a CDS encoding PepSY-associated TM helix domain-containing protein, with product MRKPLFILHKYAGLTLGLLLALIGLTGSLLVFDHALDEQLAPQTVHFNPSAQPASYGDILSAAQAAVTGNPAPTRLMTQRQPGSPHVVRFPTPDGAPGPVEVSVSPTDAQVLAVRTWGTPEYTMTWLYRLHYTLLAGKTGKTVVGFMGLLLMVFCITGAVLWWPKKRKDGSRGKQPWRRAFSISRTGNRFRFYFDIHRVFGIYFLPLLLMISFSGVSLVFPTQVEAVVGTLFKLEPRPALPGSRTESGTPISPDQAVAIGETVFPGGALKRIYLPRDNKDSYGLTFRAAGEAWSNYGASIVRVDQYSGETLMSQNVTAIPLGNKILRWQFPLHNGDALGMVGRWLVLLAGLTPTLLFGTGLYLWWQKRRLKRGTKNRALAKTPDTTSPNLPVEV from the coding sequence ATGCGCAAACCCCTTTTCATCCTGCACAAGTACGCCGGCCTCACTCTGGGGCTGCTACTCGCACTGATCGGACTCACCGGCAGCCTGCTGGTGTTCGATCACGCGCTGGATGAACAACTCGCACCGCAAACGGTGCACTTCAATCCCAGCGCCCAACCGGCGAGCTATGGCGATATCCTCAGCGCCGCACAGGCGGCGGTAACCGGTAATCCTGCGCCCACAAGGCTAATGACCCAGCGCCAGCCGGGCAGCCCCCACGTGGTGCGCTTTCCCACCCCTGACGGCGCACCGGGCCCGGTAGAAGTCAGTGTATCCCCCACCGATGCCCAGGTCCTCGCGGTACGTACCTGGGGCACGCCGGAATACACCATGACCTGGCTGTACCGTCTGCACTACACCCTGCTCGCCGGCAAAACCGGAAAAACTGTGGTGGGTTTTATGGGCCTGCTGCTGATGGTGTTCTGTATCACCGGCGCCGTATTGTGGTGGCCGAAGAAAAGAAAAGATGGCTCCAGAGGCAAGCAACCCTGGCGACGTGCGTTTAGCATTTCCCGCACGGGTAATCGCTTCCGTTTCTATTTTGATATTCACCGGGTCTTCGGCATTTATTTTCTGCCCTTATTACTGATGATCAGCTTTTCCGGCGTATCCCTGGTATTTCCCACCCAAGTGGAAGCGGTCGTCGGCACCCTGTTCAAGCTGGAACCCCGCCCCGCCCTGCCCGGCTCCCGGACAGAATCCGGCACCCCCATTTCGCCGGACCAGGCCGTTGCTATCGGTGAAACCGTATTCCCCGGCGGTGCACTGAAACGGATCTATCTACCCCGGGACAACAAGGACAGCTATGGCCTGACCTTCAGAGCAGCCGGCGAGGCCTGGTCCAATTACGGCGCCAGTATCGTCCGTGTCGACCAGTATTCCGGCGAGACATTGATGTCCCAGAATGTCACCGCAATCCCGCTCGGCAACAAAATCCTGCGCTGGCAGTTCCCCCTGCATAATGGCGACGCACTCGGAATGGTCGGTCGCTGGCTGGTACTGCTTGCCGGTCTTACTCCCACACTGTTGTTCGGCACCGGTCTGTATCTGTGGTGGCAGAAACGCAGACTCAAACGCGGCACAAAAAACCGCGCCCTCGCAAAAACACCAGATACCACATCGCCCAACCTTCCTGTGGAAGTCTGA